Proteins encoded in a region of the Bicyclus anynana chromosome 27, ilBicAnyn1.1, whole genome shotgun sequence genome:
- the LOC112056362 gene encoding uncharacterized protein LOC112056362, which translates to MVIVVYIFKPFKLYQKQNASNNKILIQRSISVAPQDLTVQGARFCYALFCLVYCVNMNTQLQLIDQIMSIEAQRNTRLRAAAEDTASPPKPNPKPEKPRVQKPLSVREKLWVKNVYDYVYKVKSAECTYEDPQKNECLLKVAEILDISKKTVYAVLREIKLNGVPREPKKSGPKRSFKDKLSKETFTAITQIVHQCRLKKETPFLVKVTQAVNNNPNLPNFSKTTIRSILIHLKLISTTRRRKTTSRPLDIKDEILPEV; encoded by the exons ATGGTGattgttgtttatatttttaaaccttttaaattatatcaaaaacaaaatgcttcaaataataaaatattaatccaAAGAAGCATAAGTGTCGCTCCGCAAGATTTAACGGTCCAAGGCGCTAGATTTTGTTAtgctttattttgtttagtGTATTGTGTAAACATGAATACTCAGCTGCAGCTCATAGACCAAATAATGAGTATTGAGGCTCAGCGAAACACCAGATTGCGTGCCGCTGCCGAGGATACAGCTTCTCCTCCTAAGCCTAACCCCAAGCCAGAAAAGCCACGCGTCCAAAAGCCGCTAAGTGTAAGAGAAAAACTTTGGGTGAAAAACGTTTACGACTATGTATATAAAGTGAAATCTGCAGAATGTACGTACGAGGACCCACAAAAAAATGAATGCCTGCTTAAAGTAGCTGAAATTTTGGATATCAGCAAAAAAACTGTATACGCAGTTTTGAGGGAGATCAAACTTAACGGTGTGCCAAGAGAACCAAAGAAAAGTGGCCCAAAACGATCGTTTAAAGACAAACTTAGTAAAGAAACGTTCACAGCTATTACACAAATTGTACATCAATGTCGTCTTAAAAAAGAAACACCCTTTCTGGTTAAG gtgACACAAGCTGTAAACAATAACCCCAACTTACCAAACTTCTCCAAAACAACAATAAGAAGTATATTAATCCATCTGAAATTGATATCCACTACTCGAAGACGAAAAACTACAAGTCGTCCTCTTGATATAAAAGATGAAATATTGCCAGAGGTTTAA